The proteins below are encoded in one region of Geobacter sp.:
- a CDS encoding DUF2341 domain-containing protein — MRLCGGLSSRLRKMLLLIGISCFSIPSGALAGIECYECHGTKNPVDFRPVDALVRDISSGGFQGNHRSHMGAAVEPKSCNPCHSGEESLPSSYLPNHRDGKIQISANINNSPHPDKGVYAKGAAKAVFFNQTTLPQLGSCSNVNCHFESQTPLWGSPPFTSPDDCNKCHADNPTSGGHPGAGGKHAGIACESCHSTHATFSHATSGRLQLQFSPVPGGTYSGDLTRFLPSQSAGKTYGSCRNIYCHSDGTAVASGVIGFSGATFANHTTPTWGESSAITCTSCHDTPPDYGQAYWVKYGQDSFFKPGPKANYHYIGDHRVEGCTSCHFATTDDGTTIKDAGKHGNGVYDVVPGPGISFRYDYDPGGGKCSTIVCHNRNHPTGDESWGEAPVYVNVTYAKTDCHTYTFSVDDAELLARGEISPLSITWDFGDGSTASGSFSVSHRFADRGNYIVKATVRDKTRHLLYNNLYIPVDETNIRPSANVAVAVDGMTVTLTDLSTDPDFNECGHSGTGTIYISWNDGSTNLNQPLALTDSPSGATFQHTYQTAGTYSISVQIRDNAGDAPYSQLNPLTAQVPPGDPVSTTFKGHVTDHETGLGLEGVTVQLKNPLAVPAVVDTTTTDAAGYYAFNPVELGVNYSIEVAKEGRLFNPASKTAWISPINGGQSAVIDFHSSSVDIEPKITIGGRITDQSGAGKPAYLTLLKGDVTVGTTSTNNDGIYSFGEVDDDCYTVKPSYEASYAYTPETREVCFTDSHVDFTYHPASVIQQLSGSLHDDGGDDIPNVTVNLKDASGKVVLSQTVTGSFSFYNRVVEGCYSIEAQKFGYVFAPAVQSVCGIGGESITTLNVIGQPAVPPIVIGGTVTDALSGDPAAATIHLRKGGTVYYKSPQWTTPGVYQFDPVPPDCYTIEPVDERYQFTPPSREVCDSSSSIHFSSLARETMDVGGEIYNGSGTPVRFPITVTIKDADGTLLSSSQTSTTMETYIGKYSSLVRKSCVTVEPVAGTFTFAPAARTVCEAIRNLDFKATDTRIRVKGRVTDQGGVGQEGVMLSLQDMNGTVLRTQQTISGGYYSFGKLDNGCYRVVPEPGAVPFSPLSSQVCGANTSLNFTAVNIGSGTVATPLDSTRIGITWLDFSDETGFAVERCSGEACSDFAEIFTAGPDVTQYTDASVCSGMSYLYRVRAFKSGEWEQVSNTVDVSTSLPVAPTDLTAAVQSESRVLLSWSQTGTEQTGFRIERCAGSGCSGFTQIATVGTAVRSYLDNGIAPGSYSYRVRAYKDAACPWESDYTPLASADSSAPLLNDFAVAAGDTTTANFFWTDNSTRVSGYTLDRCSGAGCENFTQIASLDKDPATVLSLNLDESGWTGAAGEVTDSSGNDNHGTAFGGATTVAGGKSGRAGSFDGIDGYVAAGVDGRSFYQWTIEMWIRPEPLNAQKMIFQWGDSATVDTSTPFIRLIRNSNGTVQWGYSYYIGGTNPYTSSSTTGQITAPDNQWTHVVLTYDGTRLRTYGNGAFVNRQMINLVQTDKALVAIFGAGKGYAVGEHNRYKGLVDGAVLYRRALSAAEVLARYQSSADQSVCSATTYRYRAKAVNKGLSNAGGGCWSKRAPLAITDFQPNFQTRVVVPYAPDMKSTFDDLRFYDVRAGREIPYWLDSKTDGETATFWLRTGATNDIYLYYGNPAALSSSNGRATFEVFDDFRDAISLAYSERPKWLDTIWSYNNDNGYLYITAGNGTANFAYGSGYDYTWTAATRRTEILEACSSLGTDFHAQIRLNNYTANNQTFAGIALSNTAMAYTFGRYRNDATPEDSFRVEKLDGSNAASSAATATPAYLAVKKTGSSFSFFLSHDNANWTLVGGPYSDLTPTRLSLFGKETTNGTNALSFSMDDFYVRKYAATEPTAAIGAEEALASCLTLGWENPYSAAVTVTTPTPEAPDALTLKLYDTQIDLTWARHTTDESGFVIERCQGAGCSSFAQIATVAAGVTTYSDVGLILGETYSYRVKAYKTASCAWETPYSEPTGGTTAVLAPALTVTPYNTTQLNLSWLDNARSETAYNVERCLGDACSDFTAIATVVGSAYADASVCTGASYSYRVNAVSRGFSNSGGGCWQWRVPLNISSFQPNYQTRVTISSNAAVRADFADVRFYDAATGQELPYWLESKTNSYSAVVWVKTGASNAVYMYFGNPSATSASNGPAVFEVYDDFDDGAIDPARWTLLPGNGSVSESGGALNFSYAGAGANDWSAAKGREVAALRLNSLPATDFLAAVKMNTYTVATSTHAGIGVYGSDTGAYLWGRYSGPPEDYGLTRLDGVLIGSYSSSTLPEVFAVKKTGQNYSFFYGTDNFYLQQKGNTYNDVPFNGIVLFGKEWGSNSLSFGLDYFYIRKLAAKEPTVYFDYATKVQSTICGATWNGPYSSAITGTTPTPVPPVSLSATTVSPSRINLSWAQTPDETGFRIERCGGEGCSDFSEIATVGADVTAYSDDALSNGTSYSYRVRGYKATAGCNWVSDYSPTATATAALVPPAGLIATPVSATQINLAWTDTTAAESGFRIERCLGADCTDFTQIAFVGANVTSYPDTSVESGQTYQYRVRAWNSGLFASSGCWTKKTSVYLSSNFQPNYQNKITIYFSPTLTPGLRPDFSDIRFYDETSRQELPYWLEKIAYGTDGSATATVWYKSGATNTISMYFGNQNALSASNGTATFEIFDDFSAGSLGSLWTLLSGNGTIQQSGSALNFNYSGAQDNTWNAGGRQGAALLLNSLPAGDFFAAVKLNDYTVTDQSFAGMGVYGTDTGAYLLGRTQSATYNNFSLQKNDGTAIATGSISTAPYYLGVRRTGTQYSFWGSYNNSSWSAIGGSYSDIPLNGLALFGKENGASDLTFSLGAFYVRKLASTEPSPSVDARTFATQQVSVCSDVWEGPYSSQATAATP, encoded by the coding sequence CGGGAAGACCTACGGTTCCTGTCGCAACATCTATTGCCACAGCGACGGGACCGCCGTGGCCAGCGGCGTTATCGGCTTCAGCGGGGCGACGTTCGCGAATCATACCACGCCGACCTGGGGCGAAAGCAGTGCAATCACGTGCACCTCATGTCACGATACGCCCCCCGACTACGGGCAGGCTTACTGGGTCAAGTATGGTCAGGATTCCTTTTTCAAGCCCGGACCGAAGGCGAACTACCATTACATCGGGGATCATCGGGTAGAGGGGTGCACCAGCTGCCATTTTGCGACTACCGATGACGGCACTACGATCAAGGACGCCGGCAAGCATGGGAATGGCGTGTACGACGTGGTTCCCGGCCCCGGCATAAGCTTTCGTTACGACTACGATCCGGGTGGCGGGAAATGCTCGACCATCGTCTGCCACAACCGGAATCACCCCACCGGTGATGAGAGCTGGGGCGAGGCGCCCGTCTATGTGAATGTCACCTATGCCAAGACGGACTGCCACACCTATACCTTTAGCGTCGATGACGCAGAGCTGCTCGCACGGGGTGAGATCTCCCCGTTGAGCATTACCTGGGACTTTGGCGACGGCAGCACTGCGAGCGGCAGTTTTTCCGTATCGCATCGCTTTGCCGACAGGGGCAATTATATCGTCAAGGCAACGGTGCGGGATAAGACGCGCCACCTCCTCTACAATAACCTCTATATCCCGGTCGATGAGACCAACATCAGGCCCTCAGCCAATGTCGCCGTAGCCGTTGACGGCATGACGGTCACGCTCACCGACCTTTCCACCGACCCGGACTTCAACGAATGCGGTCACTCCGGGACCGGTACGATCTATATCAGCTGGAATGACGGCTCAACCAACCTCAATCAGCCTCTCGCCTTGACGGACAGCCCTTCGGGGGCAACGTTCCAGCATACCTACCAGACTGCGGGCACGTACAGCATCAGCGTGCAGATCAGGGATAACGCCGGCGACGCCCCCTACTCGCAGCTCAACCCGCTGACGGCGCAGGTCCCGCCGGGGGATCCGGTCTCCACGACGTTCAAAGGGCATGTCACCGACCATGAAACCGGTCTCGGACTGGAAGGGGTGACCGTACAGTTGAAAAACCCGCTGGCGGTACCGGCAGTCGTTGACACGACAACGACCGATGCTGCCGGCTATTATGCATTCAACCCCGTGGAGTTGGGCGTTAACTACTCCATCGAAGTCGCCAAAGAGGGCCGTCTCTTCAACCCGGCCAGCAAGACGGCCTGGATATCGCCCATCAACGGCGGGCAGTCTGCCGTTATCGACTTCCACTCCTCAAGCGTCGATATTGAACCGAAAATCACCATCGGCGGCCGGATCACCGACCAGAGCGGAGCCGGAAAGCCGGCCTACCTCACGCTCCTGAAAGGGGATGTCACCGTCGGGACTACGTCGACGAACAACGACGGCATCTATAGCTTCGGCGAGGTGGACGACGATTGCTATACGGTGAAGCCGAGCTATGAGGCGAGCTACGCGTATACTCCCGAAACCAGGGAGGTCTGCTTTACGGATAGTCACGTCGATTTCACCTATCATCCGGCAAGCGTGATTCAGCAGCTCTCCGGTTCTCTGCATGACGACGGGGGCGACGATATCCCCAACGTCACGGTCAACCTCAAAGACGCCAGCGGCAAGGTCGTATTGTCCCAGACGGTCACCGGCTCCTTCAGTTTCTATAACAGGGTGGTCGAAGGGTGCTACAGCATTGAAGCGCAAAAGTTCGGCTATGTCTTTGCGCCAGCGGTGCAAAGCGTGTGCGGCATAGGGGGCGAGAGTATCACCACCCTCAACGTTATCGGCCAACCCGCGGTTCCTCCGATTGTCATCGGGGGAACGGTAACCGATGCTTTGAGCGGTGATCCGGCCGCTGCGACCATCCACCTGCGCAAAGGGGGGACGGTTTATTACAAGAGCCCCCAATGGACGACGCCGGGCGTCTATCAATTCGACCCGGTGCCGCCGGATTGCTACACCATCGAACCGGTCGATGAACGGTACCAGTTCACGCCCCCCTCCCGGGAGGTCTGCGACAGTTCCTCGTCCATACACTTCAGCAGCCTGGCGCGTGAAACCATGGATGTCGGCGGAGAGATCTACAACGGAAGCGGGACCCCTGTGCGCTTCCCCATTACCGTCACCATAAAGGATGCAGACGGCACGCTGCTCTCCTCATCACAGACATCGACCACCATGGAGACGTACATCGGCAAGTACAGCAGCCTTGTCCGCAAAAGCTGCGTCACCGTCGAGCCAGTGGCAGGGACATTCACCTTTGCGCCGGCTGCACGGACCGTCTGCGAAGCGATCCGCAATCTCGACTTCAAGGCGACCGACACCAGGATCCGGGTGAAGGGAAGGGTGACCGACCAGGGCGGGGTCGGTCAGGAAGGCGTGATGCTTTCTCTGCAGGACATGAACGGCACGGTCCTGCGGACCCAGCAGACCATAAGCGGTGGGTACTACAGCTTCGGCAAGCTCGACAACGGCTGTTACCGGGTGGTGCCGGAACCGGGGGCAGTCCCCTTCAGCCCGCTCTCAAGCCAGGTATGCGGGGCAAATACCAGCTTGAACTTCACTGCCGTGAACATCGGCAGCGGAACCGTGGCGACCCCTCTCGATTCCACCCGGATCGGCATCACCTGGCTCGATTTCAGCGATGAAACCGGTTTTGCCGTTGAACGGTGCAGCGGCGAGGCTTGTTCCGATTTCGCGGAGATATTCACGGCCGGCCCGGATGTCACCCAATATACCGATGCATCTGTCTGCAGCGGCATGAGCTATCTCTACCGGGTCAGGGCCTTTAAGTCAGGGGAATGGGAGCAGGTGTCCAATACGGTCGACGTCTCCACTTCCCTGCCGGTTGCACCGACCGATCTGACTGCCGCAGTGCAGTCCGAAAGCCGGGTCTTGCTGTCGTGGAGCCAGACCGGCACCGAGCAGACCGGTTTCAGGATAGAGAGATGTGCCGGCTCCGGATGCAGCGGATTCACGCAGATCGCAACCGTTGGCACGGCTGTCAGGTCGTATCTGGACAACGGCATTGCGCCGGGGAGCTATTCGTACCGGGTCAGGGCCTACAAGGATGCCGCATGCCCCTGGGAAAGCGATTACACGCCTCTCGCATCAGCGGATAGCTCTGCCCCTCTGCTCAACGATTTTGCCGTTGCTGCCGGCGACACGACCACGGCGAACTTCTTCTGGACGGACAACAGCACCAGGGTTTCAGGCTACACGCTCGATCGCTGCTCAGGCGCCGGGTGCGAAAATTTCACGCAGATCGCTTCCCTCGACAAGGACCCTGCCACAGTGCTCTCCCTGAACCTGGACGAATCGGGCTGGACCGGCGCGGCAGGTGAAGTGACGGACAGTTCGGGCAACGACAACCACGGGACCGCCTTTGGCGGGGCAACCACGGTTGCCGGGGGGAAATCCGGCAGGGCCGGGAGTTTTGACGGAATAGACGGCTATGTTGCGGCAGGTGTCGATGGCAGGAGTTTCTACCAGTGGACCATCGAGATGTGGATCAGGCCGGAACCGCTCAATGCCCAGAAAATGATCTTCCAGTGGGGGGATTCGGCGACCGTTGACACCAGCACCCCATTCATCCGGCTCATCCGGAACAGCAACGGCACGGTGCAATGGGGATATTCCTATTACATCGGCGGTACAAACCCCTATACGAGTTCCAGCACCACGGGCCAGATAACGGCACCGGACAACCAGTGGACGCATGTCGTGCTCACCTATGACGGGACCCGCCTGCGAACCTATGGCAATGGGGCCTTTGTCAACAGGCAGATGATAAACCTGGTGCAGACCGACAAGGCGCTGGTTGCGATTTTCGGCGCAGGCAAAGGGTATGCGGTCGGGGAGCATAACCGTTACAAGGGGCTGGTAGACGGGGCGGTGCTCTATCGCCGTGCCCTGTCGGCAGCAGAGGTGCTGGCCCGGTATCAGAGCAGCGCGGACCAATCGGTCTGCAGTGCCACCACCTACAGGTACCGGGCGAAGGCGGTCAACAAAGGGCTGTCCAATGCCGGTGGCGGCTGCTGGAGCAAGCGTGCGCCATTGGCGATAACAGACTTCCAACCCAACTTCCAGACCCGGGTGGTTGTCCCCTATGCCCCGGATATGAAGAGCACGTTCGATGACCTGCGCTTCTACGATGTCCGTGCCGGCAGGGAAATCCCCTATTGGCTCGACTCGAAAACCGACGGGGAGACCGCTACCTTCTGGCTCAGGACAGGAGCAACCAACGACATCTATCTCTATTACGGCAACCCCGCTGCCCTCTCATCAAGCAACGGCAGGGCGACATTCGAGGTCTTCGACGATTTCCGCGACGCCATCAGCCTCGCCTACAGCGAGCGGCCCAAATGGCTGGATACCATCTGGTCGTATAATAACGACAACGGCTACCTCTACATAACCGCCGGCAACGGTACCGCCAATTTTGCCTACGGTTCCGGCTACGATTACACCTGGACTGCCGCAACGAGAAGGACAGAGATTCTTGAGGCATGCTCCAGCCTGGGAACGGACTTCCACGCCCAGATCAGGTTGAACAACTACACGGCCAACAATCAGACCTTTGCCGGGATTGCGCTCTCCAACACGGCCATGGCATATACCTTTGGCCGGTACCGTAACGATGCGACCCCTGAAGATTCGTTCCGGGTGGAAAAACTGGACGGGAGCAACGCCGCCAGCTCTGCTGCCACGGCAACACCGGCCTACCTGGCCGTGAAAAAGACCGGCAGTAGTTTCTCGTTTTTCCTCAGTCACGACAATGCCAACTGGACTTTGGTCGGGGGCCCCTACAGCGATCTGACTCCAACCCGCCTCTCCCTCTTCGGCAAGGAGACCACGAACGGCACGAATGCCTTGTCCTTTTCCATGGATGATTTCTATGTGCGGAAGTATGCCGCTACCGAACCGACCGCGGCCATTGGCGCCGAAGAGGCGCTGGCATCGTGCCTCACGCTGGGATGGGAAAATCCGTACAGCGCCGCGGTGACCGTTACCACACCGACACCGGAAGCGCCCGACGCCCTGACCCTGAAGCTCTACGACACCCAGATCGATCTGACCTGGGCGCGACATACCACCGACGAAAGCGGCTTCGTCATCGAACGCTGCCAGGGAGCGGGCTGCAGCTCATTTGCCCAGATTGCGACCGTGGCAGCCGGAGTGACAACGTACAGCGACGTGGGGCTCATTCTCGGCGAGACCTATTCGTACCGGGTCAAAGCGTACAAAACCGCGTCCTGCGCCTGGGAAACCCCGTACAGCGAGCCTACCGGCGGAACTACCGCCGTTTTGGCGCCCGCACTGACCGTTACGCCCTACAACACCACGCAACTGAACCTCTCCTGGCTGGACAATGCCCGGTCCGAAACGGCGTACAACGTCGAACGCTGCCTGGGGGACGCCTGCAGCGATTTCACGGCGATCGCAACGGTTGTCGGCAGCGCGTACGCCGATGCTTCGGTCTGCACCGGGGCCAGCTACAGCTATCGGGTCAATGCCGTGAGCAGAGGATTTTCAAACAGCGGCGGCGGTTGCTGGCAATGGCGCGTGCCGCTGAACATCTCCTCGTTCCAGCCCAACTACCAGACCAGGGTGACCATCTCCTCCAACGCCGCAGTCCGGGCCGATTTCGCGGATGTGCGCTTCTACGATGCCGCGACCGGTCAGGAGCTCCCTTACTGGCTGGAGAGCAAAACCAATTCCTATAGTGCGGTCGTCTGGGTCAAGACCGGTGCCAGCAATGCGGTCTACATGTACTTCGGCAATCCGAGCGCCACATCTGCGAGCAATGGCCCTGCCGTCTTCGAGGTCTATGACGATTTCGACGACGGCGCCATCGATCCGGCACGTTGGACGCTGCTTCCGGGCAACGGTTCCGTGAGCGAGAGCGGTGGGGCTCTCAATTTCTCCTATGCCGGTGCCGGGGCCAATGACTGGTCAGCGGCCAAAGGGCGGGAGGTGGCGGCACTTCGCCTGAATTCGCTGCCTGCCACCGACTTCCTGGCGGCAGTGAAGATGAACACCTATACGGTCGCTACCTCCACCCATGCCGGCATCGGGGTCTATGGTTCGGATACTGGCGCCTATCTGTGGGGGAGATACAGCGGCCCGCCGGAAGATTACGGCCTGACCCGGCTCGACGGTGTTTTGATCGGTTCCTATTCGTCGTCGACACTGCCGGAGGTCTTTGCCGTGAAGAAGACGGGGCAAAACTACTCGTTTTTCTACGGCACCGACAATTTCTACCTGCAGCAGAAAGGCAATACCTACAATGATGTCCCCTTCAACGGGATTGTCCTGTTCGGCAAGGAGTGGGGAAGCAATTCCCTCTCGTTCGGCTTGGATTACTTTTATATCCGCAAGCTGGCGGCAAAAGAGCCGACCGTCTATTTCGATTACGCAACAAAAGTCCAGTCAACCATCTGCGGGGCAACCTGGAACGGGCCTTACAGCAGCGCCATCACCGGCACGACGCCGACGCCGGTGCCCCCGGTCTCGCTTTCCGCGACTACCGTGTCGCCTTCCCGGATCAATCTCTCGTGGGCGCAGACGCCGGATGAAACAGGATTCCGGATCGAGAGATGCGGTGGGGAGGGCTGCTCCGATTTCTCCGAAATCGCAACGGTGGGGGCAGATGTGACGGCCTACAGCGATGATGCCCTGAGCAACGGCACCAGCTACAGCTATCGCGTCAGAGGTTACAAGGCAACTGCTGGTTGCAACTGGGTGAGCGATTACAGCCCCACGGCAACGGCAACGGCTGCCCTGGTCCCCCCTGCAGGCCTCATTGCCACCCCTGTTTCGGCGACCCAGATCAATCTTGCCTGGACAGACACGACCGCTGCCGAATCCGGATTCAGGATCGAGCGCTGCCTGGGTGCCGACTGCACGGATTTCACCCAGATTGCCTTCGTCGGCGCGAATGTGACCTCGTATCCGGATACCTCCGTGGAAAGCGGCCAGACGTACCAATATCGGGTGCGGGCATGGAACAGCGGCCTGTTCGCATCCAGTGGCTGCTGGACGAAAAAGACGTCCGTCTACCTGTCGTCCAACTTCCAGCCCAATTACCAGAACAAGATCACGATCTACTTCTCGCCAACCCTGACACCCGGTTTGCGGCCGGACTTCAGCGATATCAGGTTTTACGACGAAACCAGCAGGCAGGAGCTTCCCTATTGGCTGGAGAAGATTGCCTACGGGACTGATGGCAGCGCCACGGCAACGGTCTGGTACAAGTCGGGGGCGACCAACACCATTTCCATGTATTTCGGCAACCAGAATGCGCTATCCGCCAGCAACGGCACCGCAACGTTCGAAATCTTCGACGACTTCAGCGCCGGCTCGCTGGGCAGCCTCTGGACCCTGCTTTCCGGGAACGGAACCATTCAGCAAAGCGGCAGCGCCCTGAATTTCAACTACTCCGGTGCCCAGGACAACACCTGGAATGCCGGTGGGAGACAAGGGGCGGCATTACTGCTGAACAGCCTCCCAGCCGGTGATTTCTTTGCCGCGGTCAAGCTCAACGACTATACCGTCACTGACCAGTCGTTTGCCGGCATGGGCGTGTATGGCACCGATACCGGCGCCTATCTCCTGGGGCGGACCCAATCGGCAACATACAATAATTTCAGCCTGCAAAAGAACGACGGCACCGCGATTGCCACCGGCTCCATATCCACGGCGCCGTACTATCTGGGGGTCAGGAGAACGGGCACGCAGTATTCGTTCTGGGGGAGCTACAACAACTCTTCCTGGAGCGCCATCGGTGGATCGTACAGCGATATCCCCTTGAATGGCCTGGCACTTTTCGGCAAGGAAAACGGGGCCTCTGACCTGACGTTTTCCCTCGGGGCGTTCTATGTCCGCAAATTGGCTTCGACCGAGCCTTCTCCGTCGGTCGATGCCCGGACCTTTGCCACGCAGCAGGTCTCTGTCTGCTCGGATGTCTGGGAAGGCCCGTACAGCAGCCAGGCCACGGCGGCGACTCCATAA
- a CDS encoding PAS domain S-box protein: MVELAVAKGSLFILCTAALLYALISRFVQQLSIAERGRTESLKSYQAIFNATDEAIFVHEARTGRILEINDRMLEIYGYTRDEALSTDIGRLSEGTPPYSQAEAIEKVRKALTEGPQVFEWHCRRKSGTFFWAEVSLRKITTQSNERIIAVVRDISERKQTEEVLRESRAKLEAALESMTDAVFISDVSGQFLDFNDAFATYHRFRNKSECARTFAEYPGFLDVFMASGEPAPVEMWAVPRALRGETATNAEYTLRRKDTGETWVGSYSFSPIRDKDGGIVGSVVVARDITDQKRSEAYRSMGQEILLELSEEENLHTAIQHVIGLLKSATGVDAVGIRLEDGDDFPYFYQEGFPQDFLQKENSLLARSRDGGVCRDDCGNVCLECTCGLVISGQTDPSNPLFTSGGSAWTNNSLPLLHGAAAEDPRTNPRDECIHQGFASVALIPIRAKGGIVGLLQLNDHRTGCFTLEGIETLEEIAENIGEAMLRKQAEEKLIASERFLRTLTDHLPGMVGYWTDDLRCSFANKAYWEWFGRTSEQLIGITVRELLGEELFNKNEPYMRRVLQGEPQQFERTLVKTSGESRYTWAQYIPDLIDGTARGFFVLISDVTELKRAEEEKAKLETQLLQAQKMESVGRLAGGVAHDFNNLLTVILGHAELALLKMNQSGLFMDDIAAIRDAAERSADLTQQLLAFARKQTIAPKMLDMNATVTSMLKMLQRLIGEDIHLNWHPAANLWQVKMDPAQIDQILANLCVNARDAIVDIGKITIETRNSTFDKDYCDANFGFIPGEYVMLAVSDDGCGMEKGTMLHIFEPFFTTKGLGEGTGLGLATVYGIVQQNNGFIKVYSEPGQGTTFKIYFSRYEGECAPVAIENTAKTLLTGQETILLVEDESSILTMTTTLLERQGYNVLAASTPSEAIELAHKHADEIRLLLTDVVMPEMNGRDLARNLLQVCPKIKSLYMSGYTANVVAHHGVLDEDVHFISKPFSLPDLAVKVREVLDA, from the coding sequence ATGGTGGAACTGGCTGTCGCGAAAGGCTCTCTTTTCATCCTGTGCACGGCAGCGCTCCTGTATGCATTGATCAGCCGCTTCGTCCAGCAGTTGTCTATTGCCGAACGTGGCCGGACCGAGAGCTTGAAAAGCTATCAGGCCATCTTCAATGCGACGGACGAGGCCATCTTTGTGCATGAGGCTCGGACCGGGCGCATCCTGGAGATAAACGACCGCATGCTGGAGATCTACGGTTACACGCGTGACGAGGCCCTGTCCACCGATATCGGTCGGCTGTCAGAGGGGACCCCCCCCTATTCGCAGGCAGAAGCGATCGAGAAGGTGCGTAAGGCACTGACTGAAGGACCACAGGTTTTTGAATGGCATTGTCGCAGAAAGTCAGGGACATTCTTCTGGGCCGAGGTTTCCTTACGGAAAATTACAACTCAGAGCAATGAGAGAATCATTGCCGTTGTCAGGGACATAAGCGAACGGAAGCAAACCGAGGAGGTGCTGAGGGAAAGCCGGGCGAAACTGGAGGCGGCGTTGGAAAGCATGACGGACGCCGTGTTTATCTCCGACGTTTCCGGCCAATTTCTCGATTTCAACGATGCCTTTGCCACGTATCACCGGTTCAGGAACAAGTCCGAGTGCGCCAGGACGTTTGCCGAATATCCCGGTTTCCTCGATGTCTTCATGGCAAGCGGAGAACCGGCCCCGGTCGAGATGTGGGCAGTTCCGCGAGCATTGCGGGGCGAGACCGCCACCAATGCCGAATACACCCTTCGGCGCAAAGATACGGGCGAAACGTGGGTCGGGAGCTACAGCTTCAGCCCCATACGCGACAAGGATGGCGGGATCGTCGGTTCCGTGGTGGTTGCCCGCGACATAACCGACCAGAAACGATCCGAAGCCTACCGCAGCATGGGGCAGGAGATCCTGCTCGAACTGAGTGAAGAGGAAAATCTGCACACGGCAATCCAGCATGTCATCGGTCTGCTGAAATCGGCAACCGGCGTCGATGCCGTGGGTATCCGCCTGGAGGATGGGGACGACTTCCCCTATTTCTACCAGGAAGGGTTTCCGCAGGATTTCCTGCAAAAAGAGAATTCACTCCTTGCCAGGAGCCGGGACGGAGGGGTTTGCCGGGACGATTGCGGCAATGTCTGTCTGGAATGCACCTGCGGCCTGGTGATTTCCGGGCAAACGGATCCTTCCAACCCGCTCTTTACCAGCGGCGGCAGTGCCTGGACCAACAATTCTCTTCCCTTGCTCCATGGGGCTGCAGCTGAGGATCCCAGAACTAACCCCCGCGACGAATGCATACATCAGGGATTCGCATCGGTCGCCCTGATTCCGATCCGGGCCAAGGGGGGGATTGTCGGGCTGCTCCAACTGAACGATCACCGCACGGGTTGTTTTACCCTGGAAGGGATAGAGACACTCGAAGAAATCGCCGAAAACATCGGCGAGGCCATGCTGCGCAAACAGGCTGAGGAGAAACTGATTGCCAGCGAACGGTTCCTCCGGACGCTGACCGACCATCTGCCCGGGATGGTGGGGTACTGGACCGATGACCTTCGCTGCAGTTTCGCCAACAAGGCATATTGGGAATGGTTCGGCAGGACATCGGAGCAGCTGATCGGGATTACCGTTCGGGAGTTGCTGGGGGAAGAGCTGTTCAACAAGAATGAACCGTATATGCGCCGCGTTTTGCAGGGAGAACCGCAGCAGTTCGAGAGAACCCTGGTGAAAACTTCCGGCGAATCTCGCTATACATGGGCTCAGTATATTCCCGATCTGATCGACGGCACTGCACGGGGTTTCTTCGTGCTGATCTCCGATGTCACGGAACTGAAGCGGGCCGAAGAGGAGAAAGCCAAACTCGAAACCCAACTCCTGCAGGCGCAGAAGATGGAATCGGTGGGGCGGCTGGCCGGAGGGGTGGCCCATGACTTCAACAATCTTTTGACGGTCATCCTCGGTCATGCCGAGTTGGCCCTGTTGAAAATGAACCAGTCCGGACTGTTCATGGATGATATCGCTGCGATCCGAGATGCTGCCGAGCGCTCTGCCGATCTCACGCAGCAGCTGCTGGCATTTGCCCGGAAACAGACCATTGCGCCAAAGATGCTGGACATGAATGCGACTGTGACGAGCATGCTCAAGATGCTGCAACGGCTCATCGGTGAGGACATCCATCTCAACTGGCATCCTGCCGCGAACCTGTGGCAGGTCAAGATGGACCCGGCGCAAATAGACCAGATCCTGGCAAATCTCTGCGTCAATGCCAGGGATGCCATCGTCGACATCGGCAAGATCACCATCGAGACGAGAAACAGCACCTTTGACAAGGACTATTGCGATGCCAACTTCGGATTCATCCCGGGAGAGTACGTGATGCTTGCCGTGAGCGACGACGGATGCGGCATGGAAAAGGGAACGATGCTGCACATCTTCGAACCGTTTTTCACGACCAAGGGTCTCGGCGAGGGGACCGGGCTCGGACTTGCCACGGTGTACGGCATCGTGCAGCAGAACAACGGCTTTATCAAGGTGTACAGCGAGCCGGGCCAGGGAACGACATTCAAGATATACTTCTCCCGGTACGAGGGGGAGTGCGCCCCGGTTGCGATAGAAAATACTGCAAAGACCCTTTTAACCGGACAGGAGACCATCCTGCTGGTGGAGGACGAGTCGAGCATCCTCACCATGACCACCACCTTGCTCGAACGCCAGGGTTACAACGTCTTGGCTGCAAGCACGCCGAGTGAGGCGATCGAGCTGGCGCACAAGCATGCAGACGAGATTCGGCTGCTTTTGACCGATGTGGTCATGCCCGAGATGAACGGACGGGACCTGGCCAGAAACCTGCTGCAGGTCTGCCCGAAGATCAAGAGCCTGTATATGTCCGGCTATACGGCAAATGTCGTTGCCCACCACGGCGTGCTCGACGAGGATGTGCACTTTATCTCGAAACCGTTTTCCCTGCCCGACCTGGCGGTCAAGGTGCGTGAGGTGCTGGATGCGTGA